Within the Flavobacterium sp. N502536 genome, the region CTTCTGTAAAAGGACAGGAACTAGCCAAAATTCCGGTACAAAATGTGGCACAGGCATTACAGGGCCGTATTGCCGGTATGCAGGTTACCATGTCTGACGGTACACCCGGATCTGAACCGTCTCTTAGAATTAGAGGCGGAACTTCGATTACCCAAAGCAATGAACCTTTGTATGTGGTTGACGGTGTAGCTCAAACCGGGGATTAAGCTTCTTAGATCCGATGGATATTGAATCTATCGACGTTTTAAAAGATGCCTCTTCGACTTCTATCTACGGTGCACAAGGGGCCAATGGAGTTGTTTTAGTCACCACAAAAAAAGCAAAAGGCGGAAAACTGACTTTAAGTTACGATACCTATGGAGGAATAAAAATGATCGCCAAAACAATTCCGGTCATGAATCCTTACCAATACACCCAATTACTCTATGAGGCTGCAACTGATGATGCCAGAATGCAGAAATTTGTAAGTGCCTTTGGAACTTATGATCAGCTGGAAGGCCTTTACAAAGACAGAGCAGGCATCAACTGGCAGGATGAGGTTTTTGGAAATTCTGTCGAAAGTCAATACCACAAACTAAGTATCAGCGGTGGTGAAAATGATACCAAATACAATGCTTTCTACTCGGTGAATAACGACCAGGGGATTATGCTGGGAAGTGCTTCGGTAAAAAATATTGCAAAACTAAACGTAACCAATTCTATCAGCAAAAAGGTTACGGTTACCGCAATTGTAAACTACTCCAACCAAAAAGTAACCGGATTATCGACAAACGATGGTGGAAATGCACGTTTGAGTATGCTGCAAAATGTATTGCAGTACCGCCCAACTATTGGAAAAACAGGATCAGATGAAGATCTTAAAACTTTAACCGTAGATCCGTTAGACAATCAGGATTCTCCAACCTTCCAGAGTCCGCTGATTACAATCGAAAGTCAAAAAAGAGAAGCCATTACCAGAGCAATCAATATGAGTTTACAGCTGCAATACAACATAACACCAAGCTTAATCTACCGTGGATTAATCAGTTATACTGACAACAGCATGAAAAGTAAATATTTTAACGATTCGCGAGGTATACAGGCCATCAGAAGCGGCGGTGCAAATGGTGGAGTGATACACAATATTGGTACCCGATTAAATTACAACAACGTTCTGACCTACAGTAAAAATTTTAACAAAAAGCATAAATTTGATGCCTCTCTCGGACAGGAATACATTTACAATTATACAGAAGGAATTACGGCTTCAGCCTCCGCTTTTCCTGAAGTTAATCTGGGCTGGGATAAATTGCAACTGGGTACCATTGCCGGAATTCCGACAAGCTATGCAGAAGATGATAAAATAATATCTTTTTTTGGAAGAGCCAACTACTCGTTCAAAAACAAGTATTTACTTTCCGCAACTTTAAGAGCAGACGGGTCTTCTAAATTTGGGACAGAAAATCAATGGGGATATTTCCCTTCCGTTTCGGCAGCCTGGAGAATTATCGAAGAACCTTTTATGGAAAAATTACCCGCGTTTTCTGACTTAAAACTTCGTTTAAGTTATGGGGAAGCCGGAAATAACAGAATTGCCAATTATGCCGCTTTGGGTATTTTTAATTCAGGCTCTTATCCTTTGAATAATCAGATGAATATCACGGCATTTCAAAACAATCTACCAAATCCTTTATTAAAATGGGAAGCTACAAAATCGACTAATATTGGTTTTGATATTGGTTTCTTCAAGCAAAGAATTGCGCTTACCACAGAGTTATACGAAAACCGTTCTAAAGATTTATTGTACAACACTCGTGTGCCTGCAAGTTCAGGTTTCAAAAAACAGTTTCAGAACATTGGAGCGACCTCCAATCGCGGTATCGAATTTACTTTGAATACGATAAACGTAAAAACCAATAGTTTTAATTGGAGTACCACCTTCAACATTGCCTTTAATAAAACCAAGGTACTTAGTTTGAGTGAAGGCGAAAATTCGTTGATCACCAACAGTTATACCGACAGAAACGACTACATTTTACAGGTTGGAAAACCAGTAGGTGTAATGTACGGTTATGTAAGAGACGGATTGTATCAGGTAAGCGATTTTGATTATAATGCGACAACAAGTGCGTACACCCTTAAGCCAGGCGTTGTAAGTGATAATATTGTAGCACAGCCGGGCTTCATCAAATTTAAAGACATCAGCGGCCCTAATGGTACACCGGATGGCGTAATTAACGATTTGGACCGAACTGCCATTGGAGATGCCAATCCAAAATACACCGGAGGTCTTAACAACACCTTTAGCTACAAAGGAATTGATTTGAGTGTATTCCTTGATTTTACGGTAGGAAATGATATCTATAACGCCAACGTTTTAAACAATTCAAGGCTTAATCTCGACAATTTAAACACCGTAGCGATCTATGCTGACAGATGGACAACCATTAACGCAGCAGGACAGCGTGTAACCGATCCTGCCGAACTGACTGCTCTAAACGCAGGCAAAACCAATCCGGCCTTTAACGGAAACGCTACCGGACGTTTGTACAGCGACATTATTGAGGATGGTTCGTTTTTAAGAATCAACAACATCAGTCTCGGGTACACCTTGCCTAAAGAATGGCTTAAAAAATCTAAAATCTCTAATTTGAGAATTTATTTCACGGCTTACAATTTGTATGTATTTACGAAATATTCAGGCTATGATCCTGAAGTTAGCGTACTCAACAATGCCATCACCCGAGGAGTAGATTTTAGTGCCTATCCAAGAAGCAAATCGTTTATCACAGGATTAAATATTTCGCTATAATTTAAAGTTTAAAAAGATGAAAAACAATATATTTTCCCGTAGTACACTTATAGCAGCAGGAATTGCATGTCTCTTACTGCCCCTAAATTCCTGCGATAAAGAACTGGAAGTTACCCCCTATTCCTATTTCACCACTGCCAACTTTTTCTCCAATGCAAACGAAGCCAACATGGCTACCCTTGGCGTTTACGAATCTATGTCGTCACTGGACAGTTATGGATGGAACATTTCCTTAGTTTTTGATGCTGATACTGATATCGAACAAATGACCGGAATTGGTGCCGACGACTGGAGAACCATAGCACACTATCAGGGAATTTCTCAGACGAATATGTTCTACATCGTTTGGAGCAAATTGTATGAAGGAATAGACAGAGCCAACGTAGTGATCGAAAGAATACCTCAAATGGAGCTTTTTTCAAATGGAAATACGGCCCAAAAAGAACAGTTGAACCGCTACCTGGGTGAAGCAAAATTCCTGCGTGGTTTCTATTACTCAGAACTTGTACGCTTATGGGGAGATGTGCCTTTTAAAACAAAAAGCTCACAATCAGGAGACAATTTAAGAGGAGCTCTTGTAGACCGTCAGGAAATTTACACCCAGATCATCAAAGACATGACCGAAGCATCACTTGTGCTTCCGGAACAGCTGCCTACAGACGAACGCATCAACAAATGGGGAGCCAAAGCCATGTTGGCCAGAGTAGCACTGTTTGCCGGAGGATACTCTTTAGGTGCGGACGGAACGATGAAACGTCCTTCAAACTACAAAGACTATTATAAACTGGCGCAGCAACAGATTAACGATGTTATGGCCCAAAATCCGTACAAACTAAACCCATCCTATTCCAAAGTATTTAAAAACCAATGTCAGCATGTATTAGAACCTACGGAGAATATTTTTCAGGTTGCTTTTTACAATCCGGCAGGAAACATAGGAAACGCCTCCTGGGTGGGCAACTTCAACGGTCCGGCAACAGCCGCTGGTTTCTATCCTTCAAACATTTCGAGATGTTTAGTACCAAAACCGTTTTACAATAGTTTTAATGCAGCCGATCAACGTAGAGATTTTTCGATTGCCACCTATTCCATCAACAATCTGGGGAACAAACTTCCGCTTTTAACCACCAATCAGGATGAAAGATGGACCGTTGGTAAATGGAGCCGCGAATACCAGACCAATGCAACCGCAGAACGTGTTTATACCCACATCAATTGGGTAATCATGCGTTATTCCGATTTGCTTTTGATGCGTGCTGAGGTAGAAAACGAATTAAACGAAGGCCCTAACACTATTGCTTATGATGCCATCAATCAGGTTCGTAAAAGAGGCTTTGGTGCCGATGTACAAGGAAGCCGAATTGCGGTTGACA harbors:
- a CDS encoding SusC/RagA family TonB-linked outer membrane protein — translated: MDIESIDVLKDASSTSIYGAQGANGVVLVTTKKAKGGKLTLSYDTYGGIKMIAKTIPVMNPYQYTQLLYEAATDDARMQKFVSAFGTYDQLEGLYKDRAGINWQDEVFGNSVESQYHKLSISGGENDTKYNAFYSVNNDQGIMLGSASVKNIAKLNVTNSISKKVTVTAIVNYSNQKVTGLSTNDGGNARLSMLQNVLQYRPTIGKTGSDEDLKTLTVDPLDNQDSPTFQSPLITIESQKREAITRAINMSLQLQYNITPSLIYRGLISYTDNSMKSKYFNDSRGIQAIRSGGANGGVIHNIGTRLNYNNVLTYSKNFNKKHKFDASLGQEYIYNYTEGITASASAFPEVNLGWDKLQLGTIAGIPTSYAEDDKIISFFGRANYSFKNKYLLSATLRADGSSKFGTENQWGYFPSVSAAWRIIEEPFMEKLPAFSDLKLRLSYGEAGNNRIANYAALGIFNSGSYPLNNQMNITAFQNNLPNPLLKWEATKSTNIGFDIGFFKQRIALTTELYENRSKDLLYNTRVPASSGFKKQFQNIGATSNRGIEFTLNTINVKTNSFNWSTTFNIAFNKTKVLSLSEGENSLITNSYTDRNDYILQVGKPVGVMYGYVRDGLYQVSDFDYNATTSAYTLKPGVVSDNIVAQPGFIKFKDISGPNGTPDGVINDLDRTAIGDANPKYTGGLNNTFSYKGIDLSVFLDFTVGNDIYNANVLNNSRLNLDNLNTVAIYADRWTTINAAGQRVTDPAELTALNAGKTNPAFNGNATGRLYSDIIEDGSFLRINNISLGYTLPKEWLKKSKISNLRIYFTAYNLYVFTKYSGYDPEVSVLNNAITRGVDFSAYPRSKSFITGLNISL
- a CDS encoding RagB/SusD family nutrient uptake outer membrane protein, which codes for MKNNIFSRSTLIAAGIACLLLPLNSCDKELEVTPYSYFTTANFFSNANEANMATLGVYESMSSLDSYGWNISLVFDADTDIEQMTGIGADDWRTIAHYQGISQTNMFYIVWSKLYEGIDRANVVIERIPQMELFSNGNTAQKEQLNRYLGEAKFLRGFYYSELVRLWGDVPFKTKSSQSGDNLRGALVDRQEIYTQIIKDMTEASLVLPEQLPTDERINKWGAKAMLARVALFAGGYSLGADGTMKRPSNYKDYYKLAQQQINDVMAQNPYKLNPSYSKVFKNQCQHVLEPTENIFQVAFYNPAGNIGNASWVGNFNGPATAAGFYPSNISRCLVPKPFYNSFNAADQRRDFSIATYSINNLGNKLPLLTTNQDERWTVGKWSREYQTNATAERVYTHINWVIMRYSDLLLMRAEVENELNEGPNTIAYDAINQVRKRGFGADVQGSRIAVDIKTKGTGYTNAANVLIQITGGGGTDAAAAVITLSAGGINTIAMLRSGDGYTTVPTVTITSTDGKGTGATATARLLTKPTIAEMSLPTGLNKDNFLKAVQQERAWELSGEGMRRADLIRWGILGDKLIETSAAVKQIRSTYFFPAITNFVAGKHELYPYPQNETDVNKNITRQNPKY